The proteins below come from a single Falco rusticolus isolate bFalRus1 chromosome 8, bFalRus1.pri, whole genome shotgun sequence genomic window:
- the TBC1D9B gene encoding TBC1 domain family member 9B isoform X2: MWLGPEEVLLAGALWVTERANPFFLLQRRRGHGKGGGLTGLLVGTLDVVLDSSARVAPYRILHQTQDSQVYWAVACGSSRKEITKHWEWLENNLLQTLSIFDNEEDITTFVKGKIHGIIAEENKNEQPQSEEDPGKFKEAEVKMRKQFGMPEVEKLVNYYSCSYWKGRVPRQGWLYLTVNHLCFYSFLLGKEVTLVIQWVDVTQLEKNATLLFPECIKVSTRDSELYFSMFLNINETFKLMEQLANIAMRQLLDNESFLQDKSLPKPRKPLKNISALKRDLDARAKNECYRATFRLPKDECLDGHTDCTLWTPFNKMHIPGQMFVSNNYICFASKAEEACHLIIPLREVTIVEKADSSSVLPSPLSISTKSKMTFFFANLKDRDFLVQRISDFLQRTPSKKPCGSDREWKWNLADPGSEEVPELPSSSPLAVSPTPALSCRPVNFCAGEVPTASQGLLKLFRRNSEELLGPKGAKEKMKEESWNIHFFEYGRGMCMYRTARTRELVQKGIPENLRGELWLLFSGAWNEMVTHPGYYADLVEKSMGKYNLATEEIERDLHRSMPEHPAFQNELGIAALRRVLTAYAFRNPTIGYCQAMNIVTSVLLLYCNEEEAFWLLVALCERMLPDYYNTRVVGALVDQGIFEELTREYLPQLSEKMQDLGVISTISLSWFLTLFLSVMPFESAVVIVDCFFYEGIKFILQVSLAILDANMEKLLQCCDEGEAMTILGRYLDNVVNRQSVSPPIPHLHALLTSGDDPPLEIDIFELIKTSYEKFSNLKADDIEQMRFKQRLKVIQSLEDTAKKSVVRAVSGDIGFSIEELEELYVVFKAKYLMSCYWGNNRAAAARRDQSLPYLEQYRIDVEQFKELFISLTPWSCGAHTPVLAGRLFRLLDENRDSLINFKEFVTGMSGMYHGDLTEKLKVLYKLHLPPALNPEETESALEATSYFTEDVTTEELDFCLHCESQETQDDKGRRNENGPEKEEKGTSPQDYRYYLRMWAKEKESKKETIKDLPKMSQEQFIELCKTLYNMFSEDPVEQELYHAIATVASLLLRIGEVGKKFSNKPMRKSEDCRANNTQDPVSEEESPTSEHSQNSAVEQQPQADHEDKTCGDVQPEKAQQENQTLGDSSAEGPGSPLQLLSDDETKDDMSMSSYSMVSTGSLQCEDIADDTVLVGCEGSSAAARYGSTIDTDWSISFEQILASMLTETALVNYFEKKVDILQKIKDQKKVERQFSSSSDYELSSVSG, from the exons GGAATTATTGCTGAAGAGAACAAGAATGAGCAGCCCCAGAGTGAGGAAGATCCAGGTAAATTCAAAGAGGCTGAAGTGAAGATGCGGAAGCAGTTTGGGATGCCTGAGGTGGAGAAGTTGGTCAATTACTATTCCTGCAGCTATTGGAAGGGGCGCGTACCCAGGCAGGGTTGGCTGTACCTCACTGTCAATCACCTCTGTTTCTACTCCTTTCTGCTGGGCAAAGAGG TTACACTGGTGATCCAGTGGGTGGATGTAACCcagctagaaaaaaatgctacacTGCTGTTCCCTGAGTGCATTAAAGTAAGCACAAGGGACAGtgaactttatttttccatgtttctcaACATCAACGAGACATTCAAGCTGATGGAGCAGTTGGCTAATATTGCTATGCGGCAGCTGTTGGATAATGAGAGCTTCCTACAGGACAAGTCCCTCCCAAAGCCCAGGAAGCCTCTTAAGAACATCTCTGCACTAAAGAG AGACCTGGATGCTCGAGCCAAAAACGAGTGCTACCGTGCCACTTTCCGGCTGCCCAAGGATGAATGCCTGGATGGACATACAGATTGTACCTTGTGGACACCATTCAACAAGATGCATATTCCTGGCCAGATGTTTGTTTCCAACAATTACATCTGTTTTGccagcaaggcagaggaggCCTGTCATCTCATCATTCCACTCAGGgag GTGACAATAGTTGAGAAAGCAGATAGTTCCAGTGTCTTGCCCAGCCCTCTGTCCATCAGCACTAAAAGTAAAATGACCTTCTTCTTTGCCAATCTGAAAGACCGGGATTTCTTGGTACAGAGAATCTCTGACTTCTTGCAAAGAACGCCATCCAAGAAACCATGTGGCAGCGACAGAGAATGGAAGTGGAATTTGGCCGATCCTGGTTCCGAG GAGGTTCCAGAGTTGCCTTCCAGCAGCCCGCTTGCAGTTAGCCCCACGCCTGCTCTCAGCTGTCGACCTGTCAACTTCTGTGCGGGGGAAGTGCCAACAGCCTCACAGGGACTACTcaaactcttcagaagaaaTTCCGAGGAGCTCTTGGGACCCAAAGGG GCAAAGGAGAAGATGAAGGAAGAGTCTTGGAACATTCATTTCTTTGAATATGGGCGAGGGATGTGTATGTATCGCACTGCCAGGACTAGGGAGCTGGTGCAAAAAGGAATACCAGAGAATCTTCGTGGAGAGCTGTGGCTCCTTTTCTCAG GGGCTTGGAATGAGATGGTGACTCATCCTGGTTACTATGCAGATCTTGTGGAAAAGTCAATGGGAAAGTACAATCTTGCTACAGAGGAAATTGAGAGAGATCTGCACCGTTCTATGCCAGAACATCCTGCCTTCCAGAATGAGCTGGGAATTGCTGCCCTCCGGAGGGTCTTAACAGCTTATGCATTCAGAAATCCAACAATTGGGTACTGTCAG GCCATGAACATTGTTACATCAGTGCTGTTGCTGTACTGCAATGAGGAAGAGGCTTTCTGGCTCCTAGTGGCTTTATGTGAGAGGATGTTGCCAGATTACTACAACACAAGAGTAGTGG GTGCATTGGTGGACCAAGGCATCTTTGAGGAGCTTACACGAGAGTATCTTCCACAGCTGTCAGAAAAGATGCAGGACCTAGGAGTGATTTCCACCATATCTCTTTCCTGGTTTCTCACTCTCTTTCTCAGTGTTATGCCCTTTGAGAGTGCCGTGGTCATTGTTGACTGTTTCTTCTATGAGGGAATCAAGTTTATCTTGCAGGTGTCATTGGCCATACTTGATGCCAACATGGAGAAGCTGTTGCAGTGCTGTGATGAAGGTGAAGCTATGACTATTCTGGGCAG gtaTTTGGACAATGTAGTTAACAGACAGAGTGTCTCTCCCCCTATTCCCCACTTGCATGCCTTATTGACGAGTGGAGATGACCCGCCACTTGAAATCGATATCTTTGAACTCATCAAAACATCCTATGAG AAATTTAGCAATCTGAAGGCAGATGACATTGAACAAATGCGTTTTAAACAAAGGCTGAAAGTGATCCAGTCTCTGGAGGATACAGCCAAGAAGAGTGTG GTCCGAGCTGTGTCTGGTGACATTGGTTTCTCTATTGAAGAACTAGAAGAGCTGTATGTAGTGTTCAAG GCAAAGTATCTGATGAGCTGTTACTGGGGAAATAATCGTGCTGCAGCTGCCCGCCGAGATCAGAGTTTACCCTACCTGGAGCAGTATCGCATAGATGTGGAGCAGTTCAAAGAGCTGTTCATCAGTTTGACCCCCTGGTCCTGTGGCGCACATACGCCTGTGCTAGCAGGGCGTTTGTTCCGGCTCCTGGATGAGAACAGGGATTCTCTCATTAACTTCAAGGAGTTTGTGACAGGGATGA gtGGGATGTACCACGGTGACCTCACTGAAAAACTCAAAGTACTCTACAAACTGCATCTGCCTCCTG CTCTGAATCCAGAGGAGACAGAGTCTGCTTTGGAGGCCACAAGTTACTTCACAGAGGATGTTACAACAGAAG AGCTGGATTTCTGCCTGCACTGTGAGTCTCAAG AAACCCAAGATGataaaggaaggagaaatgagaATGGTCCAGAAAAAG AGGAGAAAGGTACCAGTCCACAGGACTATAGATACTACCTAAGAATGTGGGCCAAGGAAAAAGAGTCCAAGAAAGAAACCATTAAAGATCTCCCCAAAATGAGTCAG GAACAATTCATAGAGTTATGCAAGACTCTATACAACATGTTCAGCGAGGACCCCGTGGAGCAAGAGCTGTACCATGCAATTGCCACTGTAGCCAGTCTTCTTCTGCGAATTGGGgaagttggaaaaaaattctccaaCAAGCCCATGAGGAAGTCTGAGGACTGCAGAGCAAACAATACCCAAGATCCTGTGAGTGAAGAGGAGTCACCAACATCTGAACACAGTCAGAATTCAGCAGTGGAGCAGCAACCCCAAGCTGACCATGAGGACAAAACCTGTGGAGATGTTCAGCctgaaaaagcacagcaggagaACCAAACCTTAGGAGATTCGTCAGCGGAAGGACCAGGCTCTCCTTTACAGCTGCTATCAGATGATGAAACCAAAGATGATATGTCCATGTCTTCCTACTCCATGGTCAGCACAGGCTCCTTGCAGTGTGAAGACATTGCAGATGACACGGTCCTGGTTGGCTGTGaaggcagcagtgcagctgcCAGGTATGGTAGTACCATTGATACTGACTGGTCTATCTCCTTTGAGCAGATCTTAGCTTCCATGCTGACGGAAACAGCCCTTGTAAACTACTTTGAGAAAAAGGTCGACATTCTCCAAAAGATCAAAGATCAGAAGAAAGTAGAGAGGCAGTTCAGTTCATCCAGTGACTATGAACTTTCCTCCGTGTCAGGGTGA
- the TBC1D9B gene encoding TBC1 domain family member 9B isoform X1, with protein MWLGPEEVLLAGALWVTERANPFFLLQRRRGHGKGGGLTGLLVGTLDVVLDSSARVAPYRILHQTQDSQVYWAVACGSSRKEITKHWEWLENNLLQTLSIFDNEEDITTFVKGKIHGIIAEENKNEQPQSEEDPGKFKEAEVKMRKQFGMPEVEKLVNYYSCSYWKGRVPRQGWLYLTVNHLCFYSFLLGKEVTLVIQWVDVTQLEKNATLLFPECIKVSTRDSELYFSMFLNINETFKLMEQLANIAMRQLLDNESFLQDKSLPKPRKPLKNISALKRDLDARAKNECYRATFRLPKDECLDGHTDCTLWTPFNKMHIPGQMFVSNNYICFASKAEEACHLIIPLREVTIVEKADSSSVLPSPLSISTKSKMTFFFANLKDRDFLVQRISDFLQRTPSKKPCGSDREWKWNLADPGSEEVPELPSSSPLAVSPTPALSCRPVNFCAGEVPTASQGLLKLFRRNSEELLGPKGAKEKMKEESWNIHFFEYGRGMCMYRTARTRELVQKGIPENLRGELWLLFSGAWNEMVTHPGYYADLVEKSMGKYNLATEEIERDLHRSMPEHPAFQNELGIAALRRVLTAYAFRNPTIGYCQAMNIVTSVLLLYCNEEEAFWLLVALCERMLPDYYNTRVVGALVDQGIFEELTREYLPQLSEKMQDLGVISTISLSWFLTLFLSVMPFESAVVIVDCFFYEGIKFILQVSLAILDANMEKLLQCCDEGEAMTILGRYLDNVVNRQSVSPPIPHLHALLTSGDDPPLEIDIFELIKTSYEKFSNLKADDIEQMRFKQRLKVIQSLEDTAKKSVVRAVSGDIGFSIEELEELYVVFKAKYLMSCYWGNNRAAAARRDQSLPYLEQYRIDVEQFKELFISLTPWSCGAHTPVLAGRLFRLLDENRDSLINFKEFVTGMSGMYHGDLTEKLKVLYKLHLPPALNPEETESALEATSYFTEDVTTEVSPFVSELDFCLHCESQETQDDKGRRNENGPEKEEKGTSPQDYRYYLRMWAKEKESKKETIKDLPKMSQEQFIELCKTLYNMFSEDPVEQELYHAIATVASLLLRIGEVGKKFSNKPMRKSEDCRANNTQDPVSEEESPTSEHSQNSAVEQQPQADHEDKTCGDVQPEKAQQENQTLGDSSAEGPGSPLQLLSDDETKDDMSMSSYSMVSTGSLQCEDIADDTVLVGCEGSSAAARYGSTIDTDWSISFEQILASMLTETALVNYFEKKVDILQKIKDQKKVERQFSSSSDYELSSVSG; from the exons GGAATTATTGCTGAAGAGAACAAGAATGAGCAGCCCCAGAGTGAGGAAGATCCAGGTAAATTCAAAGAGGCTGAAGTGAAGATGCGGAAGCAGTTTGGGATGCCTGAGGTGGAGAAGTTGGTCAATTACTATTCCTGCAGCTATTGGAAGGGGCGCGTACCCAGGCAGGGTTGGCTGTACCTCACTGTCAATCACCTCTGTTTCTACTCCTTTCTGCTGGGCAAAGAGG TTACACTGGTGATCCAGTGGGTGGATGTAACCcagctagaaaaaaatgctacacTGCTGTTCCCTGAGTGCATTAAAGTAAGCACAAGGGACAGtgaactttatttttccatgtttctcaACATCAACGAGACATTCAAGCTGATGGAGCAGTTGGCTAATATTGCTATGCGGCAGCTGTTGGATAATGAGAGCTTCCTACAGGACAAGTCCCTCCCAAAGCCCAGGAAGCCTCTTAAGAACATCTCTGCACTAAAGAG AGACCTGGATGCTCGAGCCAAAAACGAGTGCTACCGTGCCACTTTCCGGCTGCCCAAGGATGAATGCCTGGATGGACATACAGATTGTACCTTGTGGACACCATTCAACAAGATGCATATTCCTGGCCAGATGTTTGTTTCCAACAATTACATCTGTTTTGccagcaaggcagaggaggCCTGTCATCTCATCATTCCACTCAGGgag GTGACAATAGTTGAGAAAGCAGATAGTTCCAGTGTCTTGCCCAGCCCTCTGTCCATCAGCACTAAAAGTAAAATGACCTTCTTCTTTGCCAATCTGAAAGACCGGGATTTCTTGGTACAGAGAATCTCTGACTTCTTGCAAAGAACGCCATCCAAGAAACCATGTGGCAGCGACAGAGAATGGAAGTGGAATTTGGCCGATCCTGGTTCCGAG GAGGTTCCAGAGTTGCCTTCCAGCAGCCCGCTTGCAGTTAGCCCCACGCCTGCTCTCAGCTGTCGACCTGTCAACTTCTGTGCGGGGGAAGTGCCAACAGCCTCACAGGGACTACTcaaactcttcagaagaaaTTCCGAGGAGCTCTTGGGACCCAAAGGG GCAAAGGAGAAGATGAAGGAAGAGTCTTGGAACATTCATTTCTTTGAATATGGGCGAGGGATGTGTATGTATCGCACTGCCAGGACTAGGGAGCTGGTGCAAAAAGGAATACCAGAGAATCTTCGTGGAGAGCTGTGGCTCCTTTTCTCAG GGGCTTGGAATGAGATGGTGACTCATCCTGGTTACTATGCAGATCTTGTGGAAAAGTCAATGGGAAAGTACAATCTTGCTACAGAGGAAATTGAGAGAGATCTGCACCGTTCTATGCCAGAACATCCTGCCTTCCAGAATGAGCTGGGAATTGCTGCCCTCCGGAGGGTCTTAACAGCTTATGCATTCAGAAATCCAACAATTGGGTACTGTCAG GCCATGAACATTGTTACATCAGTGCTGTTGCTGTACTGCAATGAGGAAGAGGCTTTCTGGCTCCTAGTGGCTTTATGTGAGAGGATGTTGCCAGATTACTACAACACAAGAGTAGTGG GTGCATTGGTGGACCAAGGCATCTTTGAGGAGCTTACACGAGAGTATCTTCCACAGCTGTCAGAAAAGATGCAGGACCTAGGAGTGATTTCCACCATATCTCTTTCCTGGTTTCTCACTCTCTTTCTCAGTGTTATGCCCTTTGAGAGTGCCGTGGTCATTGTTGACTGTTTCTTCTATGAGGGAATCAAGTTTATCTTGCAGGTGTCATTGGCCATACTTGATGCCAACATGGAGAAGCTGTTGCAGTGCTGTGATGAAGGTGAAGCTATGACTATTCTGGGCAG gtaTTTGGACAATGTAGTTAACAGACAGAGTGTCTCTCCCCCTATTCCCCACTTGCATGCCTTATTGACGAGTGGAGATGACCCGCCACTTGAAATCGATATCTTTGAACTCATCAAAACATCCTATGAG AAATTTAGCAATCTGAAGGCAGATGACATTGAACAAATGCGTTTTAAACAAAGGCTGAAAGTGATCCAGTCTCTGGAGGATACAGCCAAGAAGAGTGTG GTCCGAGCTGTGTCTGGTGACATTGGTTTCTCTATTGAAGAACTAGAAGAGCTGTATGTAGTGTTCAAG GCAAAGTATCTGATGAGCTGTTACTGGGGAAATAATCGTGCTGCAGCTGCCCGCCGAGATCAGAGTTTACCCTACCTGGAGCAGTATCGCATAGATGTGGAGCAGTTCAAAGAGCTGTTCATCAGTTTGACCCCCTGGTCCTGTGGCGCACATACGCCTGTGCTAGCAGGGCGTTTGTTCCGGCTCCTGGATGAGAACAGGGATTCTCTCATTAACTTCAAGGAGTTTGTGACAGGGATGA gtGGGATGTACCACGGTGACCTCACTGAAAAACTCAAAGTACTCTACAAACTGCATCTGCCTCCTG CTCTGAATCCAGAGGAGACAGAGTCTGCTTTGGAGGCCACAAGTTACTTCACAGAGGATGTTACAACAGAAG TATCTCCTTTTGTCTCAGAGCTGGATTTCTGCCTGCACTGTGAGTCTCAAG AAACCCAAGATGataaaggaaggagaaatgagaATGGTCCAGAAAAAG AGGAGAAAGGTACCAGTCCACAGGACTATAGATACTACCTAAGAATGTGGGCCAAGGAAAAAGAGTCCAAGAAAGAAACCATTAAAGATCTCCCCAAAATGAGTCAG GAACAATTCATAGAGTTATGCAAGACTCTATACAACATGTTCAGCGAGGACCCCGTGGAGCAAGAGCTGTACCATGCAATTGCCACTGTAGCCAGTCTTCTTCTGCGAATTGGGgaagttggaaaaaaattctccaaCAAGCCCATGAGGAAGTCTGAGGACTGCAGAGCAAACAATACCCAAGATCCTGTGAGTGAAGAGGAGTCACCAACATCTGAACACAGTCAGAATTCAGCAGTGGAGCAGCAACCCCAAGCTGACCATGAGGACAAAACCTGTGGAGATGTTCAGCctgaaaaagcacagcaggagaACCAAACCTTAGGAGATTCGTCAGCGGAAGGACCAGGCTCTCCTTTACAGCTGCTATCAGATGATGAAACCAAAGATGATATGTCCATGTCTTCCTACTCCATGGTCAGCACAGGCTCCTTGCAGTGTGAAGACATTGCAGATGACACGGTCCTGGTTGGCTGTGaaggcagcagtgcagctgcCAGGTATGGTAGTACCATTGATACTGACTGGTCTATCTCCTTTGAGCAGATCTTAGCTTCCATGCTGACGGAAACAGCCCTTGTAAACTACTTTGAGAAAAAGGTCGACATTCTCCAAAAGATCAAAGATCAGAAGAAAGTAGAGAGGCAGTTCAGTTCATCCAGTGACTATGAACTTTCCTCCGTGTCAGGGTGA
- the TBC1D9B gene encoding TBC1 domain family member 9B isoform X3 — translation MWLGPEEVLLAGALWVTERANPFFLLQRRRGHGKGGGLTGLLVGTLDVVLDSSARVAPYRILHQTQDSQVYWAVACGSSRKEITKHWEWLENNLLQTLSIFDNEEDITTFVKGKIHGIIAEENKNEQPQSEEDPGKFKEAEVKMRKQFGMPEVEKLVNYYSCSYWKGRVPRQGWLYLTVNHLCFYSFLLGKEVTLVIQWVDVTQLEKNATLLFPECIKVSTRDSELYFSMFLNINETFKLMEQLANIAMRQLLDNESFLQDKSLPKPRKPLKNISALKRDLDARAKNECYRATFRLPKDECLDGHTDCTLWTPFNKMHIPGQMFVSNNYICFASKAEEACHLIIPLREVTIVEKADSSSVLPSPLSISTKSKMTFFFANLKDRDFLVQRISDFLQRTPSKKPCGSDREWKWNLADPGSEEVPELPSSSPLAVSPTPALSCRPVNFCAGEVPTASQGLLKLFRRNSEELLGPKGAKEKMKEESWNIHFFEYGRGMCMYRTARTRELVQKGIPENLRGELWLLFSGAWNEMVTHPGYYADLVEKSMGKYNLATEEIERDLHRSMPEHPAFQNELGIAALRRVLTAYAFRNPTIGYCQAMNIVTSVLLLYCNEEEAFWLLVALCERMLPDYYNTRVVGALVDQGIFEELTREYLPQLSEKMQDLGVISTISLSWFLTLFLSVMPFESAVVIVDCFFYEGIKFILQVSLAILDANMEKLLQCCDEGEAMTILGRYLDNVVNRQSVSPPIPHLHALLTSGDDPPLEIDIFELIKTSYEKFSNLKADDIEQMRFKQRLKVIQSLEDTAKKSVVRAVSGDIGFSIEELEELYVVFKAKYLMSCYWGNNRAAAARRDQSLPYLEQYRIDVEQFKELFISLTPWSCGAHTPVLAGRLFRLLDENRDSLINFKEFVTGMSGMYHGDLTEKLKVLYKLHLPPALNPEETESALEATSYFTEDVTTEETQDDKGRRNENGPEKEEKGTSPQDYRYYLRMWAKEKESKKETIKDLPKMSQEQFIELCKTLYNMFSEDPVEQELYHAIATVASLLLRIGEVGKKFSNKPMRKSEDCRANNTQDPVSEEESPTSEHSQNSAVEQQPQADHEDKTCGDVQPEKAQQENQTLGDSSAEGPGSPLQLLSDDETKDDMSMSSYSMVSTGSLQCEDIADDTVLVGCEGSSAAARYGSTIDTDWSISFEQILASMLTETALVNYFEKKVDILQKIKDQKKVERQFSSSSDYELSSVSG, via the exons GGAATTATTGCTGAAGAGAACAAGAATGAGCAGCCCCAGAGTGAGGAAGATCCAGGTAAATTCAAAGAGGCTGAAGTGAAGATGCGGAAGCAGTTTGGGATGCCTGAGGTGGAGAAGTTGGTCAATTACTATTCCTGCAGCTATTGGAAGGGGCGCGTACCCAGGCAGGGTTGGCTGTACCTCACTGTCAATCACCTCTGTTTCTACTCCTTTCTGCTGGGCAAAGAGG TTACACTGGTGATCCAGTGGGTGGATGTAACCcagctagaaaaaaatgctacacTGCTGTTCCCTGAGTGCATTAAAGTAAGCACAAGGGACAGtgaactttatttttccatgtttctcaACATCAACGAGACATTCAAGCTGATGGAGCAGTTGGCTAATATTGCTATGCGGCAGCTGTTGGATAATGAGAGCTTCCTACAGGACAAGTCCCTCCCAAAGCCCAGGAAGCCTCTTAAGAACATCTCTGCACTAAAGAG AGACCTGGATGCTCGAGCCAAAAACGAGTGCTACCGTGCCACTTTCCGGCTGCCCAAGGATGAATGCCTGGATGGACATACAGATTGTACCTTGTGGACACCATTCAACAAGATGCATATTCCTGGCCAGATGTTTGTTTCCAACAATTACATCTGTTTTGccagcaaggcagaggaggCCTGTCATCTCATCATTCCACTCAGGgag GTGACAATAGTTGAGAAAGCAGATAGTTCCAGTGTCTTGCCCAGCCCTCTGTCCATCAGCACTAAAAGTAAAATGACCTTCTTCTTTGCCAATCTGAAAGACCGGGATTTCTTGGTACAGAGAATCTCTGACTTCTTGCAAAGAACGCCATCCAAGAAACCATGTGGCAGCGACAGAGAATGGAAGTGGAATTTGGCCGATCCTGGTTCCGAG GAGGTTCCAGAGTTGCCTTCCAGCAGCCCGCTTGCAGTTAGCCCCACGCCTGCTCTCAGCTGTCGACCTGTCAACTTCTGTGCGGGGGAAGTGCCAACAGCCTCACAGGGACTACTcaaactcttcagaagaaaTTCCGAGGAGCTCTTGGGACCCAAAGGG GCAAAGGAGAAGATGAAGGAAGAGTCTTGGAACATTCATTTCTTTGAATATGGGCGAGGGATGTGTATGTATCGCACTGCCAGGACTAGGGAGCTGGTGCAAAAAGGAATACCAGAGAATCTTCGTGGAGAGCTGTGGCTCCTTTTCTCAG GGGCTTGGAATGAGATGGTGACTCATCCTGGTTACTATGCAGATCTTGTGGAAAAGTCAATGGGAAAGTACAATCTTGCTACAGAGGAAATTGAGAGAGATCTGCACCGTTCTATGCCAGAACATCCTGCCTTCCAGAATGAGCTGGGAATTGCTGCCCTCCGGAGGGTCTTAACAGCTTATGCATTCAGAAATCCAACAATTGGGTACTGTCAG GCCATGAACATTGTTACATCAGTGCTGTTGCTGTACTGCAATGAGGAAGAGGCTTTCTGGCTCCTAGTGGCTTTATGTGAGAGGATGTTGCCAGATTACTACAACACAAGAGTAGTGG GTGCATTGGTGGACCAAGGCATCTTTGAGGAGCTTACACGAGAGTATCTTCCACAGCTGTCAGAAAAGATGCAGGACCTAGGAGTGATTTCCACCATATCTCTTTCCTGGTTTCTCACTCTCTTTCTCAGTGTTATGCCCTTTGAGAGTGCCGTGGTCATTGTTGACTGTTTCTTCTATGAGGGAATCAAGTTTATCTTGCAGGTGTCATTGGCCATACTTGATGCCAACATGGAGAAGCTGTTGCAGTGCTGTGATGAAGGTGAAGCTATGACTATTCTGGGCAG gtaTTTGGACAATGTAGTTAACAGACAGAGTGTCTCTCCCCCTATTCCCCACTTGCATGCCTTATTGACGAGTGGAGATGACCCGCCACTTGAAATCGATATCTTTGAACTCATCAAAACATCCTATGAG AAATTTAGCAATCTGAAGGCAGATGACATTGAACAAATGCGTTTTAAACAAAGGCTGAAAGTGATCCAGTCTCTGGAGGATACAGCCAAGAAGAGTGTG GTCCGAGCTGTGTCTGGTGACATTGGTTTCTCTATTGAAGAACTAGAAGAGCTGTATGTAGTGTTCAAG GCAAAGTATCTGATGAGCTGTTACTGGGGAAATAATCGTGCTGCAGCTGCCCGCCGAGATCAGAGTTTACCCTACCTGGAGCAGTATCGCATAGATGTGGAGCAGTTCAAAGAGCTGTTCATCAGTTTGACCCCCTGGTCCTGTGGCGCACATACGCCTGTGCTAGCAGGGCGTTTGTTCCGGCTCCTGGATGAGAACAGGGATTCTCTCATTAACTTCAAGGAGTTTGTGACAGGGATGA gtGGGATGTACCACGGTGACCTCACTGAAAAACTCAAAGTACTCTACAAACTGCATCTGCCTCCTG CTCTGAATCCAGAGGAGACAGAGTCTGCTTTGGAGGCCACAAGTTACTTCACAGAGGATGTTACAACAGAAG AAACCCAAGATGataaaggaaggagaaatgagaATGGTCCAGAAAAAG AGGAGAAAGGTACCAGTCCACAGGACTATAGATACTACCTAAGAATGTGGGCCAAGGAAAAAGAGTCCAAGAAAGAAACCATTAAAGATCTCCCCAAAATGAGTCAG GAACAATTCATAGAGTTATGCAAGACTCTATACAACATGTTCAGCGAGGACCCCGTGGAGCAAGAGCTGTACCATGCAATTGCCACTGTAGCCAGTCTTCTTCTGCGAATTGGGgaagttggaaaaaaattctccaaCAAGCCCATGAGGAAGTCTGAGGACTGCAGAGCAAACAATACCCAAGATCCTGTGAGTGAAGAGGAGTCACCAACATCTGAACACAGTCAGAATTCAGCAGTGGAGCAGCAACCCCAAGCTGACCATGAGGACAAAACCTGTGGAGATGTTCAGCctgaaaaagcacagcaggagaACCAAACCTTAGGAGATTCGTCAGCGGAAGGACCAGGCTCTCCTTTACAGCTGCTATCAGATGATGAAACCAAAGATGATATGTCCATGTCTTCCTACTCCATGGTCAGCACAGGCTCCTTGCAGTGTGAAGACATTGCAGATGACACGGTCCTGGTTGGCTGTGaaggcagcagtgcagctgcCAGGTATGGTAGTACCATTGATACTGACTGGTCTATCTCCTTTGAGCAGATCTTAGCTTCCATGCTGACGGAAACAGCCCTTGTAAACTACTTTGAGAAAAAGGTCGACATTCTCCAAAAGATCAAAGATCAGAAGAAAGTAGAGAGGCAGTTCAGTTCATCCAGTGACTATGAACTTTCCTCCGTGTCAGGGTGA